From Candidatus Liberimonas magnetica:
ATAGTGAATACTTATAGGAGCCCTGCCGCAAATCCCTGCGGCATGTTTAAAAAAGGCGGGAGTTTTTACGTTGTGGATGCGGGTTCGAACAGAATATATAAAGTGAAAGGAAGTAATTTTTCTCTGGAGGCTGTTTATACCCTTGATAAATTCAAAAACAGCAGATACCACATAACAGCGATGGCTTTTGACGGCAAATCAATCTGGCTGTGCGCAAGCGGCATTCAAACAATATTCCGTTGTCCTTTAACTAGTTTAAAGCCTGCCGATTAACTATAATAGCTTTTCATGCCTTTTTTTCCAGCGGTAAACTTTCCTTTTTCGGTTCTATAAATAGATTTATAACAACCGTTGTACCTTTGCCTTTAACACTTTCTATTTGAAGAGTCCCTTTGTGCAGATTAATTATTCTTTTTGCGGCGGTCAGGCTCAAGCCCTTCCTGCCTTTTTTTGTAGAAAAGTAAGGCTGGAATATTTTTTTGATATGCGTCTCTGAAATACCCGTACCGGTATCCGCTATTTTAGCGGTTATCATTTCATTGTTCTCATCAAAATTTGTAAACAAAGTCAGCTGGCCTCCTTCAGGCATAGCCTCAAGCGAGTTCTGCAGCAAATAGCCAACAGCCTCATTAAGCAGGTTCTTATCTCCGTCAAAAACATTTATTTTTGTCCCAAATTCTTTTTTTATTGAAACATTTTGTATTTTGAATTTATTCTCAAATGACTGCAGGTTTTCTTCTAAAAGTTCATTAATATCAAGTTTCTTTATGCTCATCTCAGGTATTCTTGCAAATTTCAGGAACTCTTCTATCGAACCGAGCATGTCCTGAACATTGGTATCGACTATTTTCAGCTGTTCTTCCATCTCGTCTTCCATTTTATAATTAGAGATACACAGCTGGATCGTACCGGACATGATGCCCAGGTAATTACGCACCCGATGGGCAAACCCTCTTGCCAGGTCTTCTAATATTACAAAATGCTCTTTTTCCCTGTCTTTTAAACTCTTGAGGCGATTATCCATAAAAGATGACATCTGGCTCAGTTCTTTTTCTACCTTTTGCCATCTTTCTTTTTCAACTGCAAGATAGATTTCTTTTTCCTGTAAAGCTTTTGCCACCTCGGCCTTTTCAGCTTCGATTTTTTCAAGGCGGGCTTTTATCTTTTCTTCGGCTTCCTTTACAGCCTCATTCTGCACCCTTATATCTATATGCTCCTGTACAGCTTTGCCTGCAGGCAGTACGCTTATCCCTGAAACTTCGCTAAGCTGGGATTTCAGGTCTTTGTTCTCTTTTTCAAGAGATTCAAACTTTGTTTCCCACTGGAACCTTGCCTTATCAAGAGAAGTTTCTATTTCTTTGGTCTTGAGCCTGTCTTCCAGTAAAAGCTTTTCCTGTTCCCATCTATTTTCAAGGTTCTTTAATTGCCAGGAAAGTTCTTTTATAAGCATCTCATGGTTTTGAGTCTGTGTTTGGAGCGATTTCTTTTCGTCTTCCTTGGTCTCAAGCTTACGCTGCCAGAGCATCTGCTCTTCGTCGTAACGCCTTTTCCAGAAATCTGCGACGCTGATGGCATCTACAACCTGCATCATCTCAGAATCTACTGGCATTTCTGTTTGTATTTTTTGCAGTTCTTCCTGTACCCAATCCCATGCATCTTCTACCATATTTTTACCTCATTATTAGAGAGCGTTCAGCGTAGAGCGTATAGCGGATAGTCACAAAACAAATTATAATTTTGGTTTTCCTATACGCTAAACGCTATCCGCTCTACGCTATTGTGGTATCGTTATTTCCTGTCCTGGTGCTACCTGCCCTCCGGTAACTTTGTCTTTATTTGCCTTATAAATATCTTTCCAGCGGCTGGGATCATTATAGTATTTCTGAGCTATGTTCTGCAAGTTTTCGCCCGGTTTTACGATGTGGGTCTTTGGCCCTGTGTTTTCCGCTTTGTTATTGGGACTTTTTGCACTTTCTTTCTTTAATTCCTTGGGTTTAGGAGTTTCAATTAAGACTGGCACAGGTTTGACCTCGATTAATTGGATTGGGGTATCAACGTCGACTCTTTTTACGGGCACGTTTTCAGGTATTGGCTCCTGGCCCGGGGTAGGGGGTGCTGTAGTGATGGACTGGGACAAAGAGGGTATAATAAGCACCTGGTTCGGGGTGAGAGCTCCGCCGCGGCCGATATCTTCTTTGTTTGCCTGATAAATATTGTTCCAATATTTTTCGTCGCCATAATATTCCCTTGAAACCGACTGCAGGGTATCGCCTTTACGCACTATATGACTTCTTTGAACACTGCCTTCCTGAAGGGTTGTTTTCTTTCTTTCTTCATACCGTATCTTCTTTGCGTCTGATTCTGCCGCTTTTATCCTTTCCCTGATCCTTAAGGTCGATTCTTCTATCAGTATCTCTTCTAATTTCTTTTTTTCCGACTGCACATCACTAAGGTTCTTTTTTAAACCTGAAACCTCATCTTTCAGGTTGGCATAGTAAAGTTCCAGGCTCCCGGGTTCAAGTTCTTCTTTCGGCTGGCCTCCGAACCTGCAGACTAAACTTAACCTGTGAGACCCGCCTATATCTTTTATCCCGACTAAAGGTATCTGGAATGCATAATCAATCTGCGTCCCGATAAAATTCAAAGAAAAACCTACTCCGGAATTCACATAATTGTTGCCGCCCATTTTCAGCCCGCCGCGTAAGGCGAATGTTTCACTTAACCATTTTTCTAGGCCAAAGGCTGTATACCACTTGTTTGAATTGTTTATACCATCGATAGCCCATTTAATGCTCTTTTGCCTCCAGCCGAACCCCAGCCTGTAAGTCGCCTGCAATTGATCAGTATCCTTTAAACCCAGATCCGGCTGGTTTATATCGCTGGCCGAG
This genomic window contains:
- a CDS encoding LysM peptidoglycan-binding domain-containing protein, coding for MKKKLESLKYIFNRPRRTFIRHSFSFFIFIVVSLITYSLSLTAVVADYDDTGAGARAMGMGNAFTALADDPFCIYYNPAGLGFIRQSQIGADYGKLWVGLDDNSDLSTSFISAVFPFFITESGKLAINKFPKKIRTRKVKKARVFIDDKNKAKEKLLLLLNTNKSPKKDGTLSSVSVSSTAFAAVSSSGIAAPKDSDITKDKTVIRHFGTFAFGWRNFSLTDYYEESSYYLSFGKSYKERLAYGINLKFLSEKYNIDDYLVKSPVFDYGKKDTVSNYSVDAGLIYNILPRFFFGFSASDINQPDLGLKDTDQLQATYRLGFGWRQKSIKWAIDGINNSNKWYTAFGLEKWLSETFALRGGLKMGGNNYVNSGVGFSLNFIGTQIDYAFQIPLVGIKDIGGSHRLSLVCRFGGQPKEELEPGSLELYYANLKDEVSGLKKNLSDVQSEKKKLEEILIEESTLRIRERIKAAESDAKKIRYEERKKTTLQEGSVQRSHIVRKGDTLQSVSREYYGDEKYWNNIYQANKEDIGRGGALTPNQVLIIPSLSQSITTAPPTPGQEPIPENVPVKRVDVDTPIQLIEVKPVPVLIETPKPKELKKESAKSPNNKAENTGPKTHIVKPGENLQNIAQKYYNDPSRWKDIYKANKDKVTGGQVAPGQEITIPQ